A region from the Flavobacterium enshiense genome encodes:
- a CDS encoding response regulator → MKKKDIKILLVDDEPDILEIVGYNLNQEGYQVVTANNGKEAIAKAKKELPQLIIMDVMMPEMDGMEACENIRKIPELADVIITFLTARNEDYSQVAGFDAGADDYIAKPIKPKLLVSKVKALLRRLKDEDTKSDVLRVGEIEINREEYKIISAGKEIILPRKEFELFYLLATKPGKVFKREEILDKVWGNEVVVGGRTIDVHIRKLREKIGDDLFKTIKGVGYKLEL, encoded by the coding sequence ATGAAAAAGAAAGACATAAAGATTTTATTGGTTGATGACGAACCGGATATTTTGGAAATCGTAGGTTATAATTTAAACCAAGAGGGATATCAGGTGGTAACGGCAAACAACGGTAAAGAAGCTATAGCCAAAGCCAAAAAAGAACTTCCGCAACTTATTATTATGGATGTAATGATGCCGGAAATGGATGGGATGGAAGCCTGTGAAAATATTCGAAAAATTCCTGAATTGGCTGATGTTATCATAACGTTTTTAACGGCCCGTAACGAAGATTATTCACAAGTAGCCGGTTTTGATGCCGGTGCCGATGATTATATTGCAAAGCCGATCAAGCCAAAATTACTGGTAAGCAAAGTAAAAGCGTTGTTGCGCCGACTTAAGGATGAAGATACAAAAAGTGATGTGCTTCGTGTAGGGGAGATTGAAATCAACCGCGAAGAATACAAAATCATCAGCGCAGGTAAGGAAATCATCCTGCCGAGAAAAGAGTTTGAATTGTTTTATCTTTTGGCTACCAAACCGGGGAAAGTTTTCAAACGAGAAGAAATTCTGGATAAAGTCTGGGGTAATGAAGTGGTTGTGGGTGGAAGGACGATCGATGTTCATATTAGAAAATTAAGAGAAAAAATCGGAGACGATTTGTTCAAAACTATTAAAGGAGTAGGCTACAAGCTGGAGCTGTAA
- a CDS encoding sensor histidine kinase, with translation MSISFKKSYKFAVKSAFYITLFATGFVAILLYFFLEINYPFLAVFTIAIFLFSFFVLQFRVEKFIYKRVKKIYDDVSLLDSTTLRNQPITTDMATLTLDVQKFAREKKIEIEMLKVREEYRREFLGNVSHELKTPLFTVQGYLSTLLDGAMNDKSIRKKYLERAEKGVERLINIVKDLDMISKLETGDQNLNYSKFNIVDVVQNVFDLLEMKADEKNIMLMFDMKYTKPIYVRADQEKIEQVLTNLIMNSVKYGKEKGTTEVSIENLTNNKVIVRVTDNGEGIESHNVPRLFERFFRVDKSGSRSEGGSGLGLSIVKHIIEAHHEKIYVESKYGFGSEFSFTLEKAK, from the coding sequence ATGAGTATAAGCTTTAAGAAATCATACAAATTTGCCGTAAAATCTGCATTTTATATCACGTTGTTTGCAACAGGGTTTGTTGCTATTTTGCTGTATTTTTTTCTTGAAATCAATTATCCCTTTCTGGCGGTATTTACTATTGCCATTTTTCTTTTTTCTTTTTTTGTATTGCAATTCCGCGTGGAGAAATTCATCTATAAACGCGTTAAGAAAATCTACGATGACGTATCGCTTCTGGATTCCACGACGTTGCGCAACCAGCCAATTACAACCGATATGGCAACGTTGACTCTTGATGTTCAGAAGTTCGCCCGGGAGAAAAAAATCGAAATAGAAATGTTGAAAGTTCGTGAGGAATACCGTAGGGAATTTCTTGGGAACGTCTCTCACGAACTGAAAACCCCATTGTTTACCGTGCAGGGCTATCTGTCAACGCTGCTTGACGGAGCCATGAACGACAAGTCCATTCGTAAAAAGTATCTGGAACGTGCCGAAAAAGGCGTAGAGCGTCTGATTAATATAGTTAAAGACCTTGACATGATTTCCAAACTGGAAACCGGCGACCAGAATCTGAATTATTCCAAATTCAATATAGTGGATGTGGTTCAGAATGTTTTTGATCTGTTGGAAATGAAAGCAGACGAGAAAAACATAATGCTCATGTTCGACATGAAATACACCAAGCCAATTTATGTGCGTGCCGATCAGGAAAAAATAGAACAGGTACTGACCAATCTGATTATGAATTCGGTTAAGTACGGAAAAGAAAAAGGTACGACGGAAGTCAGTATCGAGAATTTAACCAATAACAAGGTGATTGTCCGGGTGACCGATAACGGAGAAGGGATAGAGAGTCACAATGTTCCCAGACTGTTCGAGCGTTTTTTTCGAGTAGACAAAAGTGGCTCCCGTTCGGAAGGCGGATCAGGATTAGGACTTTCCATCGTGAAACATATTATCGAGGCACATCACGAGAAGATTTATGTGGAGAGCAAATATGGTTTTGGCTCCGAGTTTTCGTTCACCTTAGAAAAGGCTAAATAA
- a CDS encoding glycosyltransferase: MNKRRILVAPLNWGLGHATRCIPIIQALENNGFEPLLASDGIALALLKKEFPHLTALELPSYKIQYAQNEAYFKWKLIQQIPNMVKAVRHERKTVEKWIQQFDISGIISDNRLGVHSKKTPSVFITHQLNVLTGNTSWFTTKIHHFFIRKFDICWVPDVARKPNLSGRLGHLKETTLNLKYIGPLSRFHKKDLEEIYDLMVILSGPEPQRTLLEEKLRLELKNYNGNILFIQGVIEEEQKSSKRFNLTCYNFMGSTELETAFNQSKMVLSRSGYTTIMDLAKLGKKAFFIPTPGQYEQEYLAKKLKKKGIVPSSKQSDFKIEHLLQTDIYQGLKNIADEEPDWEELFSLF, encoded by the coding sequence ATGAACAAAAGAAGAATTTTAGTAGCACCTTTAAATTGGGGCTTAGGTCACGCCACACGCTGCATTCCGATTATTCAAGCCTTGGAAAACAACGGCTTCGAACCCCTGCTTGCTTCTGACGGGATTGCCCTGGCGCTATTAAAAAAAGAATTCCCGCACCTTACTGCATTGGAACTTCCTTCTTATAAAATTCAGTACGCCCAAAATGAAGCCTATTTCAAATGGAAACTGATTCAGCAAATCCCAAATATGGTCAAAGCTGTTCGTCATGAACGGAAAACCGTTGAAAAATGGATTCAGCAATTTGACATCTCCGGAATTATTTCGGACAACCGCTTAGGGGTTCATTCCAAAAAAACACCTTCGGTTTTCATTACCCATCAGTTGAATGTCTTAACCGGAAACACATCGTGGTTTACAACTAAAATACACCATTTCTTTATCCGAAAATTTGATATTTGCTGGGTTCCCGATGTAGCCAGAAAACCAAATTTATCAGGAAGACTGGGGCATTTAAAAGAAACAACTCTCAACCTGAAATACATTGGCCCATTGAGTCGTTTTCACAAGAAAGACCTTGAAGAAATCTACGACCTGATGGTTATTTTATCAGGACCCGAACCTCAACGAACTTTGCTGGAAGAAAAACTGCGGTTGGAATTAAAAAACTACAATGGCAATATTCTTTTCATTCAGGGTGTAATCGAAGAAGAACAAAAAAGCAGCAAACGCTTTAATCTGACCTGTTATAATTTCATGGGTTCCACCGAACTGGAAACGGCATTCAACCAAAGCAAAATGGTATTATCCCGTTCAGGTTATACTACTATTATGGATTTGGCAAAATTGGGCAAAAAAGCGTTTTTCATCCCTACACCAGGACAGTACGAACAGGAATATCTGGCGAAAAAACTCAAAAAGAAGGGAATAGTTCCTTCTTCAAAACAAAGTGATTTCAAAATAGAACATTTACTTCAGACAGATATTTATCAGGGATTGAAAAATATTGCAGATGAGGAGCCTGACTGGGAAGAATTATTTAGCCTTTTCTAA
- the trmB gene encoding tRNA (guanosine(46)-N7)-methyltransferase TrmB, protein MGSKNKLKRFKENATFNNVFQPTREEVINDTFPLKGKWNKEFFKNDHPLVLELGCGKGEYSVGLANRYPEKNFIGIDIKGARFWRGAKTAVESDMHNVAFLRTQIELIENCFAEGEVDEIWITFPDPQIKYKRTKHRMTNSEFLQRYKKILKHDGLMNLKTDSEFMHGYTLGLLHGEGHEVIYANHNVYKNEGAPEVVTAIQTFYESQYLEQDKPITYIQFKIK, encoded by the coding sequence GTGGGAAGTAAAAATAAATTAAAAAGATTTAAGGAAAACGCTACATTCAATAATGTTTTCCAACCAACAAGAGAAGAAGTAATAAATGATACATTTCCGTTGAAAGGCAAGTGGAACAAGGAGTTTTTTAAAAATGACCATCCACTGGTTTTGGAATTAGGATGTGGTAAGGGAGAATATTCGGTTGGTTTGGCAAATCGCTATCCCGAAAAGAATTTTATCGGTATAGATATCAAAGGAGCCCGATTCTGGCGCGGTGCAAAAACTGCTGTAGAAAGCGATATGCACAATGTAGCCTTTTTGCGTACTCAAATTGAATTGATAGAAAATTGTTTTGCTGAAGGAGAAGTAGATGAAATCTGGATTACTTTCCCGGATCCGCAGATAAAATACAAACGTACAAAGCACAGAATGACGAATTCCGAGTTCCTGCAACGTTACAAGAAGATTTTAAAGCATGACGGATTGATGAATTTGAAAACGGACAGCGAGTTCATGCACGGGTATACGCTTGGGTTGCTTCACGGAGAAGGGCACGAAGTGATTTATGCGAATCATAACGTGTATAAAAACGAAGGAGCGCCTGAAGTGGTTACGGCGATTCAGACATTCTATGAGAGCCAGTACTTGGAGCAGGATAAACCGATTACGTACATCCAATTCAAAATCAAATAA
- a CDS encoding lysine transporter LysE has translation MNYFLPLIIGFTAASVGVAPPGLLNMTAAKVSAVDGRNRAVIFALGASVTVFFQTYIAVLFAKFIDRNPGIVVLLQEVGVFIFSALTIYFFWAGKKKKKEEQTLKKRSKTSRFFLGMLLAFLNLLPIPYHVVISIWCSRKGWFFFNQSDISLFVLGSVTGSFLMFYLYILFFKRKETDKPSFLMVNGNYIIGTVTGIISLFTIFRIISS, from the coding sequence ATGAATTATTTTTTGCCGCTAATAATCGGTTTTACCGCAGCGTCAGTAGGTGTGGCTCCTCCGGGACTGCTCAATATGACGGCGGCAAAAGTTAGCGCTGTAGACGGAAGAAACCGGGCTGTGATTTTCGCGCTGGGCGCCAGTGTCACGGTTTTTTTTCAAACCTATATCGCTGTATTATTCGCTAAATTCATAGATAGGAATCCTGGTATTGTGGTTCTTTTACAGGAAGTCGGGGTTTTTATTTTTTCAGCATTGACCATTTACTTTTTCTGGGCAGGTAAAAAGAAAAAAAAGGAAGAACAAACCCTTAAAAAGAGGAGTAAAACCAGTCGTTTTTTTTTAGGAATGTTGCTGGCGTTTCTCAATTTGTTGCCCATTCCGTACCATGTGGTCATAAGTATTTGGTGTTCCCGGAAAGGATGGTTTTTCTTTAATCAGTCGGATATCTCCCTTTTCGTTTTGGGCTCGGTAACCGGTTCTTTTTTAATGTTCTATCTCTACATCTTGTTTTTTAAGAGAAAAGAGACTGATAAACCCTCATTTCTTATGGTTAACGGGAATTACATCATCGGGACGGTGACCGGCATCATTTCATTGTTTACAATTTTTAGAATCATAAGCAGTTAA
- a CDS encoding MGMT family protein, translated as MASDNDNFFERVYAVARQIPYGKVTSYGAIAKALGTARSARMVGWAMNASHLKEDIPAHRVVNRKGMLTGKHYFEGTNLMQQLLESEGIKVVNNQIVDFEKHFWQPEVQYYLKNSQNFCV; from the coding sequence ATGGCTTCGGATAACGATAATTTTTTCGAGAGAGTCTACGCGGTTGCCCGCCAAATCCCTTACGGAAAAGTTACGTCTTACGGCGCTATTGCAAAAGCACTTGGAACAGCACGTTCGGCAAGGATGGTAGGCTGGGCCATGAATGCATCCCATTTAAAAGAAGATATTCCCGCGCACAGGGTGGTTAATCGGAAAGGGATGCTTACCGGAAAACATTATTTTGAAGGAACAAACCTAATGCAGCAATTGTTGGAGAGCGAAGGAATTAAGGTGGTCAATAATCAGATAGTCGATTTTGAAAAGCATTTCTGGCAACCGGAAGTTCAATATTATCTTAAAAATTCACAAAACTTTTGCGTTTAG
- a CDS encoding Mrp/NBP35 family ATP-binding protein, with product MKLDRKEILSALETISIAGEGKNMVESGAVQNVITFGDEVVVDLVLNTPALHIKKRAEVDIIKVIHEKIYEKAKVKVNIKVEAPEKPEIKGKSIPGISNIIAVSSGKGGVGKSTITANLAVSLANMGFKVGVLDADIYGPSMPIMFDVEKSKPISVQVEGKSKMKPITSYGVELLSIGFFTSPDQAVIWRGPMASKALNQMIFDADWGELDFMLVDLPPGTGDIHLSIMQSLPLTGAVVVSTPQAVALADAKKGVAMFQNESINVPVLGIIENMAYFTPEELPENKYYIFGKEGAKNLAADLNVPFLGEVPIVQSIREAGDYGRPAALQTATVVQAAFEELARSVVSETVKRNDSLPPTEAIKITTMAGCSAVKK from the coding sequence ATGAAATTAGACAGAAAAGAAATTCTTAGTGCTTTGGAAACCATTTCCATTGCCGGAGAAGGAAAAAATATGGTTGAAAGCGGAGCGGTACAAAACGTAATCACTTTCGGAGACGAAGTAGTAGTTGATTTAGTATTGAATACTCCCGCCCTGCATATTAAAAAACGTGCTGAGGTAGACATCATCAAAGTAATCCACGAAAAGATATACGAAAAAGCAAAAGTAAAAGTCAACATCAAGGTGGAGGCTCCGGAAAAACCTGAAATCAAAGGGAAATCTATTCCGGGTATCAGCAATATTATAGCCGTTTCATCAGGAAAAGGAGGAGTAGGTAAATCTACGATCACGGCTAATTTAGCAGTATCCTTAGCTAATATGGGCTTTAAGGTTGGTGTTTTGGATGCCGATATTTACGGGCCATCAATGCCTATCATGTTCGATGTTGAAAAATCAAAACCGATTTCAGTTCAGGTGGAAGGTAAATCAAAAATGAAACCGATTACCAGCTACGGCGTGGAATTGCTTTCCATCGGATTCTTTACCAGTCCTGATCAAGCCGTTATCTGGAGAGGGCCTATGGCTTCCAAAGCCTTAAACCAAATGATCTTTGATGCGGATTGGGGCGAACTGGACTTCATGTTGGTGGATTTACCACCGGGAACAGGAGATATCCATTTATCCATCATGCAGTCTTTGCCGCTTACCGGGGCAGTCGTCGTGAGTACGCCTCAGGCAGTGGCTTTGGCCGATGCGAAAAAAGGAGTGGCGATGTTCCAGAACGAAAGCATCAACGTGCCGGTTTTGGGAATTATCGAAAATATGGCCTATTTCACTCCGGAGGAATTACCGGAAAACAAGTATTACATCTTCGGAAAAGAAGGTGCTAAAAATCTTGCGGCCGACCTGAACGTGCCTTTCCTTGGTGAAGTGCCAATCGTTCAAAGTATTCGTGAAGCTGGTGACTACGGTCGTCCGGCAGCGTTACAGACCGCTACTGTAGTACAGGCAGCGTTCGAAGAATTGGCCAGAAGTGTGGTGTCTGAAACGGTAAAAAGAAATGACAGCCTTCCGCCAACCGAAGCAATTAAAATTACAACAATGGCAGGATGCTCTGCTGTTAAAAAATAG
- a CDS encoding NifU family protein: MNTEELKSTVEKALDEIRPFLNSDGGDISLVEIEDGKHVKVRLEGACISCKINQMTLKAGVETTIKKYAPQIETVVNIA, from the coding sequence ATGAATACAGAAGAACTTAAGTCTACCGTAGAAAAGGCACTGGATGAAATTCGTCCGTTTTTAAATTCTGATGGAGGTGATATTTCGCTTGTGGAAATTGAAGACGGGAAACACGTAAAAGTGCGTTTGGAAGGTGCATGCATTTCCTGTAAAATCAACCAGATGACCTTAAAGGCGGGTGTGGAAACTACCATTAAAAAGTATGCTCCACAAATAGAAACCGTTGTGAATATCGCCTGA
- a CDS encoding NAD(P)/FAD-dependent oxidoreductase, whose translation MIETDILIIGAGPTGLFAVFEAGLLKLKCHIIDGLPQPGGQLTELYPKKPIFDIPGFPSVLAGDLVHNLMEQIKQFQPGFTLGEVAEKIQKLEDGTFIVTTNKGTEHKAKAVAIAGGLGSFEPRKPLIEDIEFYEDKGVDYFIKDPEKFRHKRVVIAGGGDSALDWSIFLADVAKEVTLIHRRNEFRGALDSVEKVTELKHKGKIHLVTPAEVVGLNGSEHLESIDIDENGAHRNIKTDYFIPLFGLTPKLGPIAHWGLEIEKNAIVVNNALDYQTNIEGIYAIGDVNTYPGKLKLILCGFHEATLMCQSVYNKLNPGKKYVLKYTTVSGVDGFDGTRKEAEKAVVKSIE comes from the coding sequence ATGATTGAAACTGATATACTTATCATCGGAGCAGGTCCTACGGGGCTTTTCGCCGTTTTTGAAGCAGGACTTTTAAAGCTGAAATGTCACATCATTGATGGTCTGCCACAACCGGGTGGACAGTTAACTGAATTATATCCCAAAAAACCTATTTTCGATATTCCAGGGTTTCCTTCTGTATTGGCGGGAGACTTGGTTCACAATCTTATGGAACAGATCAAGCAGTTTCAGCCTGGATTTACTTTGGGCGAAGTTGCTGAGAAAATCCAAAAACTGGAAGACGGCACATTCATCGTAACGACCAATAAAGGAACCGAACACAAAGCTAAAGCAGTTGCCATTGCAGGTGGTTTGGGAAGTTTCGAGCCGAGAAAACCATTGATCGAAGACATTGAATTTTACGAAGATAAAGGCGTAGATTATTTTATAAAAGATCCGGAAAAGTTCCGTCACAAGCGTGTTGTAATTGCCGGTGGTGGCGATTCGGCGTTGGATTGGAGTATTTTCCTTGCCGATGTAGCGAAAGAGGTTACGTTAATTCACCGAAGAAACGAATTCCGCGGGGCATTGGACTCTGTAGAAAAAGTAACGGAGTTAAAACACAAAGGGAAAATCCACTTGGTAACTCCAGCCGAAGTTGTAGGCTTGAATGGTTCCGAACATTTAGAATCCATCGATATTGATGAAAACGGTGCCCATCGTAATATCAAAACGGATTATTTCATTCCGTTATTCGGACTTACGCCAAAATTAGGGCCGATTGCACATTGGGGATTAGAAATCGAGAAAAATGCCATCGTAGTAAATAACGCCTTGGATTATCAGACGAATATCGAGGGGATTTACGCAATTGGAGATGTAAATACCTATCCGGGAAAACTGAAACTGATTCTGTGTGGTTTCCACGAAGCTACGTTAATGTGTCAGTCGGTATACAATAAACTGAATCCGGGTAAAAAATATGTGTTAAAATATACTACCGTTTCCGGTGTTGACGGTTTCGACGGAACAAGGAAAGAAGCAGAGAAAGCAGTTGTTAAATCAATAGAGTAA
- a CDS encoding 2Fe-2S iron-sulfur cluster-binding protein, with protein MSQDVTIKIIDREGVAHEVQAPTDMNMNIMELVRAYELAPEGTIGICGGMAMCASCQCYVLNDVELPEKSADEDAMLWEAFNVKENSRLGCQIHITPEINGLEVELAPES; from the coding sequence ATGTCACAAGACGTAACTATCAAAATAATCGACCGTGAAGGTGTTGCTCACGAAGTTCAGGCTCCAACGGATATGAACATGAATATCATGGAATTGGTTCGTGCCTATGAACTGGCTCCGGAGGGTACCATTGGGATCTGTGGAGGAATGGCTATGTGCGCTTCTTGTCAGTGTTATGTTTTAAACGATGTGGAACTACCTGAAAAATCAGCTGATGAAGATGCGATGCTTTGGGAAGCTTTTAATGTAAAAGAGAATAGTAGGTTAGGGTGTCAGATCCACATTACTCCCGAGATTAACGGCTTGGAAGTGGAACTCGCTCCGGAATCGTAA
- a CDS encoding DUF3050 domain-containing protein yields the protein MNIQTVNKSIQPQKDLLLNHPLYKQIQNVDDLRHFLEGHVYAVWDFMSLLKALQQKLTCTTIPWFASPNAEMRYLINEIVLAEESDISLDGKRQSHFEMYLDAMRASGANTANIETFLESVISMQNIFVSIKISDLHPKIKEFLNFTFEVIEHGKPHEIAAAFTFGREDLIPDMFSEILKNFQANFPETDLTKLIYYFERHIELDADDHGPMAMQMITELCGNDNQKWKEVESISIQALEKRIGLWDAIEEHINETHLAV from the coding sequence ATGAATATCCAAACCGTAAACAAAAGCATCCAACCCCAAAAAGATCTTTTACTAAACCACCCGCTGTACAAGCAAATTCAGAATGTAGACGACTTACGTCATTTCCTGGAAGGACATGTGTATGCCGTTTGGGATTTTATGTCGTTGTTGAAGGCGCTTCAGCAAAAACTTACGTGTACAACGATACCTTGGTTCGCTTCACCAAATGCTGAAATGAGATATCTGATCAATGAAATTGTCTTAGCTGAAGAGTCTGATATAAGTCTAGACGGAAAAAGACAAAGCCATTTCGAGATGTACCTGGATGCCATGAGAGCTAGTGGTGCAAATACTGCAAACATCGAAACTTTCCTGGAAAGCGTGATTTCGATGCAGAACATTTTCGTATCTATCAAAATCAGTGATTTACACCCAAAAATTAAGGAATTCCTTAATTTCACATTTGAAGTAATCGAACACGGTAAACCACACGAAATTGCCGCAGCATTTACTTTTGGACGTGAAGATTTAATTCCGGATATGTTCTCTGAGATATTGAAAAATTTTCAGGCGAATTTCCCGGAAACCGATTTAACGAAACTGATCTATTATTTCGAAAGACATATCGAACTGGATGCGGACGACCACGGACCAATGGCTATGCAGATGATAACAGAACTTTGCGGGAACGACAACCAGAAATGGAAAGAAGTGGAAAGTATCTCGATTCAAGCTCTGGAAAAACGCATCGGTTTATGGGATGCGATTGAAGAACACATCAACGAAACACATTTAGCTGTATAA
- a CDS encoding acyl-CoA dehydrogenase family protein, whose protein sequence is MKPDLFQAPDYYLLDDLLTDEHKLVRDAARAWVKKEVSPIIEEYAQRAEFPKQIVKGLGEIGGFGPYIPVEYGGAGLDQISYGLIMQEIERGDSGVRSTSSVQSSLVMYPIWKYGNEEQRMKYLPKLATGEWIGCFGLTEPDYGSNPGGMVTNFKDMGDHYLLNGAKMWISNAPFADIAVVWAKDESGRIHGLIVERGMEGFSTPETHNKWSLRASATGELIFDNVKVPKENLLPNKSGLGAPLGCLDSARYGIAWGAIGAAMDCYDTALRYSKERIQFDKPIGAYQLQQKKLAEMITEITKAQLLTWRLGVLRNEGRATTAQISMAKRNNVNMAIEIAREARQMLGGMGITGEYSIMRHMMNLESVITYEGTHDIHLLITGMDVTGFSAFK, encoded by the coding sequence ATGAAACCAGACTTATTCCAAGCCCCTGATTATTACCTGTTAGATGACCTGCTGACTGACGAACACAAATTAGTACGCGACGCCGCACGCGCATGGGTTAAAAAAGAAGTATCCCCAATTATTGAAGAATATGCACAAAGAGCTGAATTCCCTAAACAGATTGTAAAAGGTTTGGGCGAAATCGGCGGATTCGGACCTTACATCCCTGTAGAATATGGAGGTGCCGGTTTGGATCAAATCTCATACGGTTTAATCATGCAGGAAATCGAGCGTGGTGATTCGGGAGTACGTTCCACTTCATCTGTTCAGTCTTCTTTGGTAATGTATCCAATTTGGAAATACGGAAACGAAGAGCAGCGCATGAAATACTTGCCAAAATTAGCTACCGGAGAATGGATCGGCTGTTTTGGTTTAACAGAGCCAGATTACGGTTCCAACCCAGGCGGAATGGTAACCAATTTTAAAGATATGGGCGACCATTATTTATTGAACGGTGCCAAAATGTGGATTTCTAATGCACCATTCGCCGATATAGCTGTGGTTTGGGCAAAGGACGAAAGCGGAAGAATCCACGGTCTGATCGTAGAAAGAGGTATGGAAGGATTCTCAACTCCGGAAACACATAACAAATGGTCTCTTAGAGCTTCAGCTACGGGAGAATTGATTTTCGACAACGTAAAAGTTCCGAAAGAAAACTTATTACCAAACAAATCAGGTTTGGGCGCACCACTTGGTTGTTTGGATTCAGCACGTTACGGTATTGCCTGGGGTGCTATCGGAGCAGCAATGGATTGTTATGATACTGCTTTACGCTATTCTAAAGAACGTATCCAGTTTGACAAACCGATTGGCGCATACCAATTACAACAAAAGAAATTAGCCGAAATGATCACCGAAATTACCAAAGCACAATTATTGACTTGGAGATTGGGGGTTTTGAGAAATGAAGGAAGAGCTACTACTGCACAAATCTCTATGGCAAAAAGAAATAACGTGAACATGGCAATCGAAATCGCCCGTGAAGCACGTCAAATGTTAGGAGGAATGGGTATTACCGGTGAGTATTCGATTATGCGTCACATGATGAACCTTGAATCGGTAATCACTTACGAGGGAACTCACGATATCCACTTGTTAATCACAGGAATGGATGTGACCGGATTCTCTGCATTCAAATAA